The genomic interval AGGTATTGCAGAACACGATTGAGCGCGGCCAAACGCGCGATCGCTTCCGAATATCTCTGACGCAGAGGTTGATCCCCCAAAAGATTGAGTTTCTCCAACAAAGGTTTAACACTCAATCCCTGCACTAGCAAAGTAAACAACACCACCCCAAAAACTGTGGCAATGATTTCCTCCCGTTCAGGCAGGATAGCAGGTATACTCAATGCCAGAGCGATGGAGACTGAACCTCGTAGTCCGCCCCACCACAGTACCGTTTGGTCCTGTAAGGGAATCGACGAGTTAACGAAGCGATTGCTCAGGCTACTCAGAGCGTAGATAGCGATCGCCCGTGTCAAAATCATCGCTCCCACGGTTACGGCAATAATTCCCAAGTTTTCTCCTAGAATGGCAAAGTGGATCTGATCTCCAATCAGCAGAAACACAATGGAGTTGACAAAAAACGCCAGAAACTCCCAAAACTCAGTCACAATAATTCGGGTGCGCGGGTTCATACCGATGCGAGAGCCAAAGTTACCTAGGATTAAGCCTGTGGTAACTACCCCAATCACTCCCGATCCCCCCAAATCCTCGGTAATCAGATAAGTGCCGTAGGCAGAAACCAGAGTTAATGATTGCTCTACCAATGGCAAATCGAACCGTTGAGTTAGATAGGAAATACCAAAACCAATCAGACCGCCAACAGCAATACCAATACCAACAACTGAAAACAATTGAACTAAAATCGACTGAATCCCCAAGTTAGCAGTACCTAAGGGAAGCGCCACCAAAAAACTGAAGGCAACTACTGCCATACCGTCGTTAAACAGGCTTTCACCTTCCATCAACGTTGTCAGACGACTTCCTACACCTAGTTCTCGAAATAACGCTGTCACAGAAACCGGGTCAGTAGCAGATAGACTTGCCCCAACAAGCATTGCCGTAGTTAACGACATTCCAGTGAGTTGATTTAACCCCAAAGCGATTCCTAAAATCGAAATCACTACCCCTAGCACCGCATACAAACAGATGGGAACTAAATCTCGCTTCAAGTCCGACCATTTCAAATTCCATGCCGCTTCAAATAAGAGTGGTGGTAAAAAGATTGACAGAATCAATTGCGGAGAAAGATTCACGAGGCGGACATCGACAAATGCCAAACCTAAGCCCACAATTACTAACAACAAGGTATAGGGAATCTGGCGAAACCAGCTAAAAATCTGCGGCAGCGTTGCTACACTTAGAGATACTGAGAGTACCAAAAGAAATTGCTTCAGATTGTCTTCAATGATGGCAGAAGATTGCACCGACTCAAGCGCCATAACAATTCTAGGCTCCTTATTTGCCACATCAAACGGATTGTCCTCAATTATGCGGTACTGAGGAGACGTAATTCACTTAGTACAGGATTGCACAATATGGTAACGTTATCGATTTATGAGAAGCTGTACTAAGGAAACTTTCTGCTAGAAACTCGCTTGAGTTGAAGTGCTGCATCGCTGTCACTTTTTAGTCACATTGATTTCCAATACTGGAAACATCAAGAAACTTTTACAGGTTGACAAAGCGGTTTTCTACTACCTTTTTAGCCTATGAGTTAATCAGGTTCAACGCCAAAGATTTCCTGTACACACAACTCCTCCACGGTATTCTCTATGTTGGATCTCTGGTACAAAAACGCTGTCTTGTACTGCATTGACGTCGAAACCTACATGGACGCCAATGGCAATGGGGTCGGTGACTTTGAGGGACTGACTCAGCGACTAGACTACATCGCTGGGTTGGGAATTACCTGCATTTGGCTCATGCCATTTTATCCTACTCCCAACAAAGACAACGGGTATGACGTGATGGATTACTACAACGTTGATCCCCGTTTAGGAACGCTTGGTGATTTTGTCGAATTTACCCGTCAAGCGCATGAACGCGGTATCCGTATCATAGTTGACCTGGTAATCAACCATACATCCGACCAACACCCTTGGTTTCAAGCAGCTTGCAAGGATGAGAATTCAAAGTACCGGAATTATGGCGTTGCAGAATAGAAATATGAATTAGAGCGATCACTATGCAATGTCCAAGATGTGAATCAACTCACATTCGTAAGAATGGTTGGCAACGTGGTAAACAAAACTACATATGTGTTTCATGTGGTCGTCAGTTTATCGATAGTTACGAACCCAAAGGATACTCCGAAGATTTTAAACGTGAGTGTCTAGAAATGTATGTAAACGGCTCCGGTTTCCGTGCGATTGAAAGGGTTAAAAAAGTACATCATACAACTGTTATAAATTGGGTCAAAGAGGTTGGCAACACCTTAGTGGACGCACCGGAATCTCAGGAAATACCAGAAGTGACTGAAATTGATGAGCTTGAAACTTTTATCGGCTCAAAAAAACAAAATTTGGTTATGGACAGCGGTGGACCATAAGGTTCCAGGAGTTATAGCTTGGGTTTTGGGCGACAGAAGCGCAGAAACATTTAAACGTTTATGGCAACGAATAAAGTGTTGGCATTCTTATTTTTATGTTACAGACGGTTATCCAGTTTATCCATGTTTTATTGATTCAGGTGATCACCTTGTAAGTAAAACATATATGACACGGGTCGAAGGTGAAAATAGCCGTTTTCGACATTACCTCGCTCGGCTTCACCGTAAAACTTTTTGTTACTCTAAGTCAGAAGAAATGCTTAAACTATCTATTCGATTGGTAATACATTATCTAAAATATGGTTCCGTGCCAGTGCGAGCGCTACGCGCCCGCAACCTTGAAGCGATTGCCCTTTAGGGCACTGCGCTCCGCGCAATCGCATGATTCATATTTTGATTCAGCAACGCCGGGGATTTTATTGGAGTGAACAACATGACAGCATCAGTCACAAATAAATTGTCAGAACATCAATAGACATCTCCGGAAAATAAATAATTCCTGGTAAAATCATATACAAATGTATTTTTACCAAACTATTGTGGGTTCTCTATTTGAGCATATTCAACATCATCCTCTAGATGCACAGCGTTTAATTGGTCTCAAGTATGAGCAATTAGAGCAACTTTTAGAACAAGCGAGAGAGGTGCATAACCAAAAACAAGTATCATCTGAGTCTAAAAAGGTAAGAATTATTGCGGGTGGAGGAGGTCGCAGACCTAAACTGTCGTTGGAAGAGCAAATAATTTTAACTTTGACATATCTCAGACATTTAACAACATTTCAATTGCTGGGCATCCAATTTGGGG from Mastigocladopsis repens PCC 10914 carries:
- a CDS encoding IS1 family transposase (programmed frameshift), which encodes MQCPRCESTHIRKNGWQRGKQNYICVSCGRQFIDSYEPKGYSEDFKRECLEMYVNGSGFRAIERVKKVHHTTVINWVKEVGNTLVDAPESQEIPEVTEIDELETFIGSKKNKIWLWTAVDHKVPGVIAWVLGDRSAETFKRLWQRIKCWHSYFYVTDGYPVYPCFIDSGDHLVSKTYMTRVEGENSRFRHYLARLHRKTFCYSKSEEMLKLSIRLVIHYLKYGSVPVRALRARNLEAIAL
- a CDS encoding alpha-amylase family glycosyl hydrolase; the protein is MLDLWYKNAVLYCIDVETYMDANGNGVGDFEGLTQRLDYIAGLGITCIWLMPFYPTPNKDNGYDVMDYYNVDPRLGTLGDFVEFTRQAHERGIRIIVDLVINHTSDQHPWFQAACKDENSKYRNYGVAE
- a CDS encoding Na+/H+ antiporter, with the translated sequence MALESVQSSAIIEDNLKQFLLVLSVSLSVATLPQIFSWFRQIPYTLLLVIVGLGLAFVDVRLVNLSPQLILSIFLPPLLFEAAWNLKWSDLKRDLVPICLYAVLGVVISILGIALGLNQLTGMSLTTAMLVGASLSATDPVSVTALFRELGVGSRLTTLMEGESLFNDGMAVVAFSFLVALPLGTANLGIQSILVQLFSVVGIGIAVGGLIGFGISYLTQRFDLPLVEQSLTLVSAYGTYLITEDLGGSGVIGVVTTGLILGNFGSRIGMNPRTRIIVTEFWEFLAFFVNSIVFLLIGDQIHFAILGENLGIIAVTVGAMILTRAIAIYALSSLSNRFVNSSIPLQDQTVLWWGGLRGSVSIALALSIPAILPEREEIIATVFGVVLFTLLVQGLSVKPLLEKLNLLGDQPLRQRYSEAIARLAALNRVLQYLNQVEERPGVEPEFYRYQETLVKGELNRLQQEIDQLQDEYPNLRNFTAEQLRLELLAIEADTYAEFVKAGRLNQELSPFLQEDFPEGDATL